In one window of Buchnera aphidicola (Cavariella theobaldi) DNA:
- the ppa gene encoding inorganic diphosphatase, translated as MILNKIIAGENIPNDIYVIIEIPAYSHPIKYEINKKYNALFVDRFILTPMFYPCNYGYINQTLSLDGDPLDVLVTSPYPIQSNAVIKCKPIGILKMNDESGEDAKIIAVPHEDISKEYEKINNISELPKLLKQQIVHFFTNYKKIEKEKWVKIIGWGDHKEAKLEIRNAYQRAK; from the coding sequence ATAATTTTGAATAAGATAATTGCTGGTGAAAATATCCCTAATGATATTTATGTAATAATTGAAATTCCTGCATATTCTCATCCTATCAAATATGAAATAAATAAAAAATATAATGCTCTTTTTGTAGATAGATTCATATTAACACCTATGTTTTATCCATGTAACTACGGATATATTAACCAAACACTCTCTCTAGATGGAGATCCTTTAGATGTGTTAGTAACTTCTCCCTATCCTATACAATCTAATGCGGTTATTAAATGTAAACCTATTGGCATTCTTAAAATGAATGATGAGTCAGGAGAAGATGCAAAAATAATAGCTGTTCCGCATGAAGATATATCTAAAGAATATGAAAAAATAAATAATATATCAGAATTACCAAAACTATTAAAACAACAAATTGTGCATTTTTTTACAAACTATAAAAAAATAGAAAAAGAAAAATGGGTAAAAATTATTGGATGGGGCGATCATAAAGAGGCTAAATTAGAAATTAGAAATGCATATCAACGTGCCAAATAA
- a CDS encoding beta-ketoacyl synthase N-terminal-like domain-containing protein, producing MKRVVITGLGIISSIGNDKKKVFDSLYYGKSGIVFSEEMKNAGMKSNVCGKIKIDIENLRKNKIFRFMNDSSIYAFLSMEQAIIDSCLKKNYYQKNPRVGLIVGSGGGSPKYQRYGINAMTSRRGLKSVSPYIAIQSMSSNISGCLSSIFKIYGVNYSISSACATSAHCIGNAFELIQSGKQDLIFAGGAEEISWELSYQFDAMRVLSRRFNDNPIKASRVYDRNRDGFVISGGGGILILEELNSALSRSAKIYAEIIGYSATSDGKNMVCPSGEGAIRCMNMAKNKKNIYIDYLNVHGTSTVAGDLIELQAIKKAFYHEKKPIISATKSISGHALGAAGVHEIIYILIMLQNNFIAPTINIENLEADAKDMNIIRKVIKKKITTAMSNSFGLGGTNVSLVIKRY from the coding sequence GTGAAGCGAGTGGTAATTACAGGTTTAGGCATTATTTCTAGTATTGGTAATGACAAAAAAAAAGTTTTTGATTCTTTATATTATGGTAAGTCTGGCATTGTATTTTCAGAAGAAATGAAAAATGCTGGAATGAAAAGTAATGTGTGTGGAAAGATTAAAATAGATATAGAAAATTTACGCAAAAATAAAATTTTTCGTTTTATGAATGATAGTTCTATATATGCTTTTTTATCTATGGAACAAGCTATTATAGATTCTTGTTTAAAAAAAAACTATTATCAAAAAAATCCTCGTGTAGGATTAATTGTAGGTTCGGGAGGTGGATCTCCTAAATATCAGAGATATGGTATAAATGCTATGACTAGTAGACGCGGCTTAAAATCTGTTAGTCCGTATATTGCTATACAATCGATGTCTTCGAATATATCTGGTTGTTTATCTAGTATATTTAAGATTTATGGAGTTAACTATTCTATTAGTTCTGCTTGCGCAACATCTGCTCATTGTATTGGCAATGCATTTGAACTTATTCAATCAGGTAAACAAGATCTAATTTTTGCCGGTGGAGCTGAAGAAATTAGTTGGGAGTTATCTTATCAATTTGATGCTATGCGGGTACTATCAAGAAGATTTAATGACAATCCTATTAAAGCTTCACGCGTATATGATAGAAATCGTGATGGTTTTGTAATTTCTGGCGGTGGAGGTATATTGATCTTAGAGGAATTAAATTCTGCTCTATCTCGTTCAGCAAAAATTTATGCAGAAATAATTGGATATTCTGCTACTTCTGATGGGAAAAATATGGTTTGTCCTTCTGGGGAAGGTGCTATTCGTTGTATGAATATGGCAAAAAATAAAAAAAATATATATATTGATTATCTAAATGTACATGGAACATCGACAGTAGCTGGAGATCTAATAGAATTGCAAGCTATTAAAAAAGCTTTTTATCATGAGAAAAAACCTATTATTTCTGCTACTAAATCAATTAGTGGGCATGCTTTAGGAGCTGCAGGAGTACATGAAATTATTTATATATTAATTATGTTGCAGAATAATTTTATAGCCCCTACTATTAATATTGAAAATTTAGAGGCTGATGCTAAAGATATGAATATTATACGTAAAGTGATTAAAAAAAAAATTACTACTGCTATGTCAAATAGTTTTGGTTTGGGAGGTACTAATGTGTCGTTGGTAATAAAACGATACTAG
- the rpmB gene encoding 50S ribosomal protein L28 produces the protein MSRICQITGKKQMVGNNRSHAMNATKRKFLPNIQYHRFWIPEEKRFIKLRISTNGMRYIDKYGIELVLKKIKENEWLKKFVKK, from the coding sequence ATGTCGCGTATATGTCAAATTACTGGCAAAAAGCAAATGGTTGGAAATAATCGTTCTCATGCAATGAATGCAACAAAAAGAAAATTTTTACCCAATATTCAATATCATCGTTTTTGGATACCAGAAGAAAAAAGATTTATTAAATTACGTATTTCCACTAATGGTATGCGCTATATTGATAAATATGGCATCGAATTAGTATTAAAAAAAATAAAGGAGAATGAATGGCTAAAAAAATTCGTGAAAAAATAA
- the pmbA gene encoding metalloprotease PmbA gives MQLIQEIEQEKKFLINTVKKILELVKGKNCSIEVSIKKTIGININIRNNITEHIEYNRDGALLITVYKQFSKGSVSSKDFSLNSIKNMVDKALNIAKYSSSDFFSGLPELDLLYSQKIDLDLFHPLEFNINNSINLAVAAEQAAFNHDKRIINSEGSCFNSHINIIVFGNSLGMLESYKSTRHSLYTCVIAEENNIMQRDFDYSVSRKIEDLDASEIIGKKTATRAIARLGSKKIKSIKSPVIFSSNISSSLFSHLVKAISGYYVHQKSTLLINDFKKNIFPNWLDIEENPHIKKGLGSKPFDGEGVATRVKNIIKNGVLETWLLNSYIARKMKTVSTGNAGGIYNWFIKNKNLSFIELLKKMHKGLLITELMGQGVDIISGNYSRGAVGFWIDHGQIQYPVHEITISGNLKNMWKNIVSISNDIDERTNIQCGSILISEMQISGN, from the coding sequence ATGCAATTAATACAAGAAATAGAACAAGAAAAGAAATTTCTTATAAATACAGTTAAAAAGATTTTAGAATTAGTTAAAGGTAAAAATTGCTCTATTGAGGTTTCTATAAAAAAAACAATAGGTATTAATATTAATATTAGAAACAATATTACCGAACATATAGAATATAATAGAGATGGCGCGTTATTAATTACAGTATATAAACAATTCTCTAAAGGAAGTGTTTCCTCAAAAGATTTTAGTCTGAATAGTATTAAAAATATGGTAGATAAAGCATTAAATATTGCTAAATACTCTTCCTCTGATTTTTTTTCAGGTTTACCTGAATTAGATTTATTATATTCTCAGAAAATAGATCTCGATTTATTTCATCCTTTAGAATTTAACATTAATAATTCTATTAATCTTGCTGTTGCAGCAGAACAAGCAGCATTTAATCATGACAAAAGAATTATCAATAGTGAAGGAAGTTGTTTTAATAGTCATATTAATATTATAGTGTTTGGTAATAGTCTCGGTATGTTGGAAAGTTATAAATCTACTCGTCATTCTCTTTATACCTGTGTGATTGCTGAAGAGAATAATATTATGCAAAGAGATTTTGATTATTCTGTATCTAGAAAAATTGAGGATTTAGATGCATCAGAAATAATAGGTAAAAAAACAGCTACACGTGCAATTGCAAGGTTAGGATCAAAAAAAATAAAGAGTATAAAATCTCCAGTTATTTTTTCTTCAAATATATCTTCTTCCTTGTTTTCCCATCTTGTCAAAGCTATTAGTGGTTATTATGTACATCAAAAATCCACATTATTAATAAATGATTTTAAAAAAAATATTTTTCCTAATTGGTTAGATATCGAAGAAAATCCTCATATAAAAAAAGGTCTAGGGAGTAAACCTTTTGATGGTGAGGGTGTGGCAACAAGAGTAAAAAATATTATTAAGAATGGTGTTTTAGAAACTTGGTTGTTAAATAGTTATATTGCTCGTAAGATGAAAACGGTGAGTACTGGTAACGCGGGTGGAATTTATAATTGGTTTATAAAAAACAAAAATTTATCTTTTATAGAATTATTAAAAAAAATGCATAAAGGCTTATTAATAACGGAATTAATGGGTCAAGGAGTAGATATTATAAGTGGAAATTATTCGCGTGGTGCAGTCGGATTTTGGATTGATCATGGACAAATTCAATATCCAGTACACGAGATTACTATTTCTGGCAATTTAAAAAATATGTGGAAGAATATTGTAAGTATTAGTAACGATATTGATGAGCGTACTAATATTCAATGTGGTTCTATTTTAATATCTGAAATGCAAATATCAGGTAATTAG
- the rsmI gene encoding 16S rRNA (cytidine(1402)-2'-O)-methyltransferase, with protein MKKKYKGILYIVPTPIGNLSDITYRAVEILKNVHIIAAENIHHTTILLNHFDIKNYIIAMNKHNEKKQSNYLIEQLKKGKNIALVSNAGTPVINDPGYFLVVECHLNDIQITPLPGACAAITAIVASGISAKRFCYEGFLPSKKKERCNLLKSLRKEERTLIFYETKHRILESIQDIIEEIDDNRYITLAKEITKKWEFIYKEKAKIILEWVQHNKNSYKGETVIIIEGFKPPKYKLISQKEINTFNILRAFLTLKQSVYITSQIHKTKKNNLYQYAIKKEEK; from the coding sequence ATTAAAAAAAAATATAAAGGTATTCTTTATATTGTGCCCACACCTATTGGAAATTTATCGGATATTACATACCGTGCAGTAGAAATATTAAAAAATGTTCATATTATTGCTGCTGAAAATATTCATCATACCACTATTTTGCTAAATCATTTTGATATCAAAAATTATATAATAGCAATGAATAAACACAATGAAAAAAAGCAAAGCAATTATTTAATAGAACAATTAAAAAAAGGAAAAAATATTGCACTAGTTTCTAATGCAGGTACTCCTGTAATTAATGATCCCGGATATTTTTTAGTTGTAGAATGTCATTTAAACGATATTCAAATAACTCCACTTCCGGGAGCATGTGCTGCTATTACAGCAATAGTTGCTTCAGGAATATCAGCAAAGCGTTTTTGCTATGAAGGTTTTCTTCCTTCTAAAAAAAAAGAAAGATGCAATCTTTTAAAATCTTTACGAAAAGAAGAGCGCACTCTCATTTTTTATGAAACAAAACATAGAATATTAGAAAGCATTCAAGATATAATAGAGGAAATAGATGATAATCGATACATAACATTAGCAAAAGAAATCACAAAAAAATGGGAATTTATTTATAAAGAAAAAGCAAAAATAATATTAGAATGGGTGCAACATAATAAAAATTCTTATAAAGGAGAAACAGTTATTATTATAGAAGGATTTAAACCTCCAAAATATAAATTAATATCCCAAAAAGAAATTAATACATTTAATATATTACGTGCATTTTTAACACTTAAACAATCGGTTTATATTACATCTCAAATACATAAAACAAAAAAAAATAATTTATATCAATATGCAATAAAAAAAGAAGAAAAGTGA